CCCGACAGGTGCGCTGGGAGACCGAACAGGCCTGAGAACAGCGCCGGGACGCACATATTGGCCCCGCTGACCGGATTGCGCCCTTTCGGCGCCCATCGCCCCAGCTCACCCTGGTCCCAGACTGCCGCGGGGCAATGTGGAGGGGCCACCATGTCCGGACCGCTGTACGTTCCCGTCCTGCCCGCACGCCCCCACACCGTGGCCGCGGTCAAGGACCTCGCCCCAGGGATCCGAGACCGGACGGCGCCCCTGCGGACGCTCCCAGCCATGACCGCCTAGGGCGCCGAGGAACTTCAACAGGCGGTGGACAAGGAACTCCGGCGGGTCGCGGCCGTACAGAAATACACGCCAGCATGGCTGGACGCCCCGCACGCAGACCTCGACGAGCGCGCCTACGCGGATCTGCTCCCCTCGTACTGGTCCCACACGGGGCTCCGCCCGGTCACCGACCCGGACCTTCCCGCAGCCCACCAGGCAGTGGCCGCAGCCAGCGCACGCGACGGCGGCAACGGCCTCGGCATACGCATACGGCTGCCCGGCGCCTGGAACGACGAACTCGCCGAACGCACCGCGGCTCTGCTCACCAAGACGGGGCCCGAGGTGCGGGTGGACCTTCTTCTCGACCTCCAGACGGTGCTCCCCAGCCGTCCCGACGCGGGTAAGAAGCACTGCGCGCACTCGACGCGCTGGTCCCGCTCGCCTCCTGGCGCACGATCGCCACTCTGGCCGGTGGCTTCCCGGACGAAGTCGACGGGTTGCTCGACCGGGAGCGGGGCGAGGCCGACCGCGCGGACTGGGACACTTGGCACGAGATACGCGCGAGTGGGCGGTCGTATGCGGAGTTCGTTCGTTACGGCGACTACGGCACGCTCCCCGCCCGCAACCTCGGCAGAGCGGCGGATGACAGCGACCGGTCGCCGTTCGGACTGCTTCGATACACGACTGAACGTTCCTTTCTGCTCGCCCGGTTCTGGGCCGAGAAGCGGGGCGAAACCGGTGTCACACGGGAGGCGGCCCGCTGGATCACCGAGTTGTCGGACTTCCGGGGTGAGGGGGCGAGTACGGGCGACCACTGGTATCAGCAGTGCGCCCGGACCACGGGTTCCAAGGGCACGGGCAACGCCGGGACGTGGAACCAGGTCGGCAACGTCCAGCACATGATGTACGTTGTCTGCTGCCTGACCGGGGACGCTGATCGCCCCTGACGCCGAGAGGTCAGTGACTGCTCACCAGCGCCGCGCGCAGATCGTCCGTGAACGACTGCCAGGACGTGAGTTGCCTGACCGGACCGTCGCGATCCAGCATCTGCAGGAGCCGCGCGCGATTCGCCGAGAAGCGGGTCTGGAGCTTCTGCAGACCGCGCCCCTTTTCCCCGCTCGCAGTGGCGATCGCCTGTTTGAGCAGTGCCTTGGGGTCCGCCACCGATTCCGCCCGTGCCGGTTTCGGAAGGTCGAGTGCCATCCTGCCGTTGGGGTTGCCCGCCACTTCGCGGATCGCTGACTGGTCGAGCAGCAGCCATGCCTCCAGCATCCGAACGGGTATCGCCGGGACATGCGCCAGGCCGGGGCTCACCGCAGCCACCGCTTCCGCGATCTCGCTGCGGCGGTGGTCCGGGGGCTCGCGATCCGAATCACGGTGGATGACGACGAGGTCGTATGTCTGCCCGCTGTCGCTGAGCTGCTGGGCGGCTCGCAGTTTGCCTTCGACCCCGGGACCGGGCTTGTTCGCCAGGCGGTTCAGGTCGGGGACCGTCACCAGGATCTGCCTGCCCACGTCCCCTGCGATCCCCTCGATGTGGAAGCGCAGGCCCGTGTCGCTGGATCCCTCACACAGGTAGAGGGCGCGAATGGTCACGACGCGCTCTCCTGGAGAGTCAGGCGGGCCTCGGGCGGGGCGGTGAGGTACGCGAGGATGTCGGCCTTGGTGCCGTAGCCTTTTCCGGCGCCGCCGGCGCGCCATGTATCGGCCAGAGGACGTAGCCGTAGACCGCGCGCGGCCTTGCCGTCGGCCCCCGGGACGGTGGTCGTGTCGGCGATCAGCAGGTCCGCCGGATCGACGAGTTGTACGACGCCTGGTGAATGCGTATTGATCAGGACCTGCCGGAAGGGGTTGTCCTCGTCCACCGGCAGGGAGGGATCCACGGCCAGATCGCGCACCAGGTCCACCATCGCGGAGAGGTTGGCCGGATGGATGCCGTTCTCCGGCTCTTCCATGCAGAGCAGACCATGCACCTGCGGGTCCTCCAGCAGAACGCACAGGGCTAGGAAGCGCAGGGTCCCCTCCGACAGGCTGCGGGCCGGCAACACCAAGCCGTCGATCTCGTGGAGCTTAATCGTCAGCAGCTCACGGGTGTCGTCGGCCTCCACGTGCAGCGTCCTGACGTGCAGCCCCGACAGGTCCGAGAGGCGCCCTGCGACCCGCGAGTAGATCCGCTCCGGGTCGTCCGGAGACTTCTTCCACGCGATCCGGTCCAGGCTCCGCGGCAGGTGCAGGCCGTCGGGCTGCATCTCACTGGGGTCCGAAAAGCGATCGGGCGTGCGCAGTGCGGAAGGTTCGAGGGCCAGCCGTCGCCAGGACTGCATTTCCCGCCTGGCAGTCAGGATGGTCGGGTCGTCGTTGCGGTTGATCGTGGAGAGCATGGTCTGAGGTGCGCGGCTCGCGGGTGCCGGACGGGGCTGGCCTCGGCGGCTGCCGTCGGTATGGATGCTGACGACGGCGTCGCCCGTTTCGAGGGACGTGGAAATGTAGGGGGAGTTCGAGCGGCGACCGCGGACCACGGCGTTGCGGAAGTCCGCGGCGCGGTGCGGGAAGCGCAGATGTGACAGAGCCTCACTTGGTCTGATCCGGCTGAGATCCTCGTACCGCAGTGTCAGCCTGCCGCCCCGCTCCCCGCCCTGCGGCGGTTGGTATCCGAGGTGGACCTCGTAGCGGAGGAACGTGGACGTCGGCTCGGCCAGCCTGCCGAAGTCGTCCTCGGCCTCACCCGGGACGATCATCTCCGCGGCGAACTTCATCAAGTGCTCGCCGTCCGCATAACCGTTCCAGAACAGGTCGCGCGCGTCACCGTGCAACGTGCCATGGGTCCCGCGGACGGCCTGAGCCGCCTCGATCATGGAATGGTCGGTGAGCAGGCTCAGGAACTGGATCGCGTCGAAGACATTCGACTTTCCCGTGCCGTTCTCGCCCGCGATGCAGGTGAACGGGCCGAACTCGACCCTCAGATCCAGAAGGTTCTTGAATCCACTGACTTCGAGCCGTGTCAGCATGTGCCCCCTCGTCGGTCCAACCCTGGCGCGCCCTCGGAACACGTGGTGTCCGGCGGCGTTCAGGGCCGCCGGTGCGCACAGGAATGATAGGGCGTCAGACCGAGACGGGCCGCGCGCGTCCGGAGGTGACCGGCCACGGAACGGGGGCGGCGGCCGGCGAGCTGGCAGGATGTATCCGACGAGACAGTGGATCGTGGTCGTCGACGACGTACGGAGGAGAGGTCGCCGCTGTGTCTCCGACTGACGGAGCTGATACGGGGACGTCCTCCCTGGACAGGGCCGCGCTCGTCACGGGTGTGCGCAAACAGGTTCGAGCACTGGAGGCGGACCTCCGCGAGCGCAGCGACGACATCGACCGCTACCGCGACCGCCTACGAAGCACGTACGAAGAGGTGTGGGCAGCCGGTGGTACGACTGCCACGTACGGTGCTTGGCGGGACGAGCGCCTCACGCAGACCGCGGTGGCATGGGTGCTGGGCACGGTTTTCGTGCGCTTCTGCGAGGACAACGGACTCATCGACCGGGTCTTCATCGCAGGGCCGGGGTTGCGTTCGGCGGAGGCCGAGGAACGGCAGTACGCCCGTTGGGTCGAGGATCACGGGACCAATGACCAGGACTGGCTGGTGGAGGCGTTCACGCACCTGGCGCGGTCCCACGTAGCGCTCGCGCGCATCTTCGACAGGGCGCGCAATCCGTTGTGGGAGCTGTCACCGTCTCCCCGAGCCGCCGCCGAATTGATTGAGTTCTGGAGGCGGCGAGGCGAAGACGGGTCTCTTCTCGTCGACTTCACTCACCCCGGACTCGACACCGACTTCCTCGGTGACCTGTACCAGGACATCAGCGAGCCGTCGCGAAAGGCCTACGCGCTGGTCCGAACTCCGGATTTCATCGTGGACTTCGTCCTGGATCTCACCGCCGATCCGGCCATCGCGGAATTCGGGCCCCACGGTTTCCGTGGGATCGACCCGGCCTGTGGATCGGGGACGTTTCCCCTGGGCCTGTTCGAGCGCCTTCTGGCCGCCTGGCGGGCGGCGGAGCCCGGAACCCAGGATCACGAGCTGATCCGGCGGAGCCTGGACTCCGTCCACGGCTGTGACGTCAACCCGTTCGCCGTGAGCATCACGCGGTTCCGGCTGCTGATGGCCGCCGCGAGGGCCAGCGGCCGTAGGCCGCTGAGCGAGCTGCCGGAACATGTGATCTACGTGGCGGTGGGCGACGCCCTGCTCGCCGGGCGTGGTGCGCCCGGCGGATCGTCGCTGGTGCTTCCTGAGGAGGGGGAGGGCGGCGACGGAACGATGGAGGACATCGACGAGTTCTCCGCGTCGTGTGATCTCCTGGGCCGGAATTCCTACAACGCCGTGATTTCAGAGCCTCCCTCCGCTTCCGTGCGCGACAAGGTGAAAAACGCGGCATACCGGGCGGCCTATGACGTGGCCTCCGGAATGTTCCCGCTCCACGTCCTCTTCGCGGAGCGCATGTTCCAGCTGGCAGTGCGGAAAACCAGCAGGACTTCCGGCGGTTACGTCGGTCAGTACACCTCCAGTTCCTTCACGAGGCGTAACTTCGGCGCGAAGCTGATCGATGAGTTCTTTCCGCGCGTTGCGCTGACACATGTCATCGACACCTCCGGCGTCTACGCACCGGGCCATGGGACCCCGACTCTGATCCTGGTCGGCCGGAACGACCCGACCATGCGTGATTCCCCTGTTCGGTCGGTCCTTGGTGTGCGGGGTGAGCCGAAGCAGCCCACGGATCCGGCCGAGGGGATCGTGTGGAAGTCGATCCTCGACCAGATCGACCGTCCTGGCAGCACTTCGGAATGGGTGAGCGTGCAGGACGAACCCAGGCAGCGTTTCTCCCGCTTCCCGTGGACGCTGACGGGTGGCGGGGCCGGGGACCTCGTGGACGTGCTCTCGCGGTTTCCGCGACGATTGGCCGACGTCCTCTCCGGCTCGGTCGGAGTTGCCGCAGATCCTGGGCAGCGGGAAGTGTTCGCTCTCGGCCGGCCGTGGTTCGCCCGGCATCCGGACTCGGCCGGGCTCGGCCTGGGCATGGTCACGAGTGAGACCGTACGGGACTGGCGTGCGGAATCGTCGACGGAAGTGCTGGCCCCCTATGACGGGGACGGCTCACCGCTCCACCTGGACCTCGGAACCTCATGGGCACGCCACCTCTGGACGATGCGGCAGTTTCTCCGGTCGGCTCCCCGGGCACGAGAATCGGCCGGAGCAGGGCGTGAGGCGTGGTGGACCTGGAGGTACTGGTCTCCCGGTGCCCATCGGGGGCCGGCGATCACGTTCGCGTCTGTGGCCACGCACAATCGCTTCGCCCTGGAACACGGTGAAAGGGTGTTCAGCCGGACCGCGCCCATGGTGCGACTGTCGCCTGCCGCGGATGAGGGCGAGTACATCGCGCTGCTGGGGGTGCTCAACTCGTCCACGGTTTGCTTCTGGCTCAAGCAGACCGGCGCCGCGACCGCGTTCGACGGACCGGGCATCTCCTCGCCCGGTGAGGAATGGGCACGCGCCTACCGTTTCAACACGGGTCCTCTGACACAGCTTCCGTTGCCGGCCGACGCTCCGATCGCCCGCGCGCGGGAACTGCATGCCTTGGCCCGGCTGCTTGATGTCCATGAGCCGAGCACCGTCTGCGCGCAGGAACATCCGCCCTCCCGAAGCGCCTTGGACGCGGCCTGGGCCGCACAACAAGAGACGCGTCGTCGGATGGTCGCCCTTCAGGAGGAACTGGACTGGGAGGTCTACGGCTCCTACGGACTGCTGTCCGACGATGAGCGGGCTCGCCTGACCACCCCCGCTGATGTTCCACCGCCTCCGCTGCGGCCGGGTGAGCGTGCCTTCGAAATCGTGCTGGCCCGCGGAATCGACGTCGGCGAGGATTCGGACTCGTGGTTCGTGAGGCACGCGGCAACACCGATCACCGAGATCCCGAAGCACTGGCCAGCTGCCTACAAGAAGGTCGTGCGGGCCAGAATTGAGGCCATCGAGTCCCGTCACCCGATCGCCGTCGTCGAGCGCCCGGAGTACAAGCGGCGGTGGCTGTCGGAGCCATGGGGACGGCGGGAGACTCAAGCGTTGCGTACCTGGCTGCTCGACCGCTGTGAGGACGAACGCCTCTGGTTCGAGCACAGGAACGGGGGCAGGCACCCGCGTCCCCGAACCATCGACCAGCTCGCAGGGGATCTCAGTGCCGATGCCGCGGTGTGTTCCGTGGCCGAGCTGTACGCGATCCGCATCCTGGGAAGGTGGGACGCGACATTCCGTGACGTGCTGGCGGCGATCCTGGCCGACGAGCATGCGCCCTACGTGTCGGCGCTGAGGTACAAGGAGTCGGGGCTGCGGAAACGCGCCCAGTGGGAGCAGGTGTGGCAGCTCCAGCGCAGCGAGGACACAACGGGAGAGGCGCTGGGTATCCCCGTGCCGCCGAAGTTCAGCGCCGCCGACTTCAGGCATGCCTCCTACTGGTCGCTTCGAGGCAGCCTGGACATCCCCCGGGAACGCTTCGTCTCCTATCCCGGCGCGATTGCCGAGGGGGACGGTCTGCTGATCGGCTGGTCTGGCTGGAGTGATACGGACCGCGTTCGTGTGTTGCTGGATCTGGTCGGCATGCTCCAGGAGCAGGCTCACCCGCGTGTCCACGAGATCGCTCCCTTGCTTGCGGGCATCCAAGAACTGATCCCTTGGGTTCGCCAATGGGAGGCTTCGACCGAGTCAGAGCCGGACGTCGACCGTGCCGAGACATACCAGCGTGAGCTCGACGACCTGCGTACCGCATATGGGCTCAGCGCCCACGACTTGGCCTCTTGGCGGCCGCGGAAGGCCGCCTCAAGGGAAATTGAGCGATAGCGCGCGACTGCTCTCACACAGAACTCGCGGCCTGCGGTCGACGAGCTCTGGGTCCCGCGTCACACGAACAGGGACAGCCTGTAGGAGCACCCTCGAAGGTCGGCGACGAGTCCCGGACCGCTCCGGCGCGGGGGCGCCTCCTTACGTAGCCATCGAGGTAGCCACGGAAGCGCCCTCTCTAAACGTTTGTGCAGGTCATAGCGTTGCGGTGATCTCCCCGGCGTACAGCCCGACTCGTCTGCCGCCACCTGCGGCTTTGTCTTGGAAAGGGCCTCTGACCTGCATCGGAAGCCCTTTCCGGTCTTTCACGAGCTTGCCGCGTTAGGCGGCCAAAACTCCCTCGGAAGTCCCTCAGACAGAGCTGAAAGTCCCTGAAAAGTCCCAGGAGCGGAGAGGCGGGGGACGCCTCTGAGCTGGTACGTCTGCGAAGGGTGCCGGGGATGCGATCAGTTCAGAGCCAATTGATCGATGGTGCGCCAGCGATAGGCGCGGTCTTCGCGACGTAGTTCGACCAGTTCCAGGTGATCGACCGGGACGCCGACGCTGTCCATGTCGCGGAGCGGGCGGATCGCTTCCCGGACAACGCAGGCATCCGTGGGGCGGTTGCAGTACGCGATGCCGATGTGCGGCCGCAGCACCGCGGTCGGCTTCCGCAAAGGCAGCTGGCATTGCGCGGTGGTGGCGGACAGCTTGGAGTGGAGGTCGAGCACGGGAGTCCACGGGGCGATGCTGTAGCGGACCGCGCCGCGGGATGCGGTCATCGGTATGGCCTGGAGCCGGAACCTGCCTGTAGGTATCGCGGCTGTCGTGGCGAGCAGTGTGTCCAACTGTTCCAGCGAGACGTCGTCGGTGGTGCCGATCCGGCCGAGGGTCAGGTGCAGCCCGTCCGCGTCGATGGAGTCGAAGTTCAGGTTTCGGATCTTGTCTTGGCAATGTCGAGCGTGCTCGGCGAGCGCCGAGTCGGCGGGGAAGCTGAGCATCCAGTAGTAGGCCCGCGTCGATGGAGTCCACCCAGCCCGGTCCCAGTGGTTACTCATCTCCTGCACCCGGTCGAAGGCCGCCCAGTCGTGTGCCGTGATGACCTCGGGGTCATCGACGCTCGGCGGCGGGGCGGTGGGAAACGCGCTGGGATCCTCAGTCAGCAGCACTCGGTGCCCTTCTCGTACGGCTATCGCTCAAGCGTGCCATCTTGGCAAAACTGGTCACCGCACGGGTTAACGGGGTGGTGTGCCAAGTGCGTAGCGCCTCGGCGTAATCCCTGACGACAGGTAGCTGGTGCCACGATGCTGCACGGGCGTGGAGTTCACCGGCTCGCTGGATGACCGATCGGATCGGCGGGCCACCCCCGGCTTCGAGAACCTGCCTGCCGAGCACCATGGCCTGCTCCACATCCGGCTGAGGCCTTGCGAGCAGAGCAGTGGCCACGTCCAGGCGGACCAAGGCCCGGCTCCAGTCGGAGTCGGACTGCTGCTCCAGTCGGAGTCGGACTGCTCTATTAGTTCGTCGACCTGCTCCGCGTACTCGATGACGTCCCGTGTGTTGCCGAGGGCGACATGGGCGGTAGCGGCGTTCGCCAGTGTGCGGGCGATGCTGTACGGGGCGAAAGAGATGCACGGTGTCAGCCCGCCCGGGAGCCGGTGGTAGCTCGTCTCGACGCGCTCCCGGGCAGGGTCGTCGCGGACGCTGTCGGCGGGCGCCTCGGTCAGCAGGTCGCCGACCCGGACGTGGGGGTCAGCCGGATGATCGAAGGAGCGCCGGTGCGCGTGGAGGTCCGGGCTGGAACTGGCCGTAGCGGTGTAGTGCGCTTGATGCGCGTGCGCGGCGAGGACTGAACTCTGAATCTCAGGAACGCCAGTGGCACCGTCGGTGCGGACATTGCGAGGCCCCTTTGGCGAGCACTCTCCGTGAAGGCTGACGGATATTCAGATATCTCTGATGCATCGTCACCAATTTAAGATCATCTTGCACGTGCGTTGCACAAGGTGATGAAAAACAGCGATGATCAATGAAGGGTCCCGCAAGTGCGTAACAGCAGGTGAGCAGGCATTTAGGAGTGTCGCGCCCCTCATCTCCTAGGGGCACGACACTCCGCCAATCAGATGTCCCGGAAGATCTCGATCTGCGCGCCCACCGAGTTGAGCCGCTCGGCCAGCTCCTCGTAACCCCGGTTGATCACATAGACGTTGCGGAGCACGGAGGTGCCTTCCGCGGCCATCATCGCCAGCAGCACCACCACCGCGGGCCGCAGGGCGGGCGGGCACATCATCTCGGCTGCGCGCCAGCGGGTCGGGCCCTCGACCAGGACCCGGTGGGGGTCGAGGAGTTGGAGGCGGCCGCCGAGGCGGTTGAGGTCGGTGAGGTAGATCGCGCGGTTGTCGTAGACCCAGTCGTGGATCAGGGTCTGGCCGTGCGCGGCGGCGGCGATCGCCGCGAAGAACGGGACGTTGTCGATGTTGAGGCCGGGGAACGGCATCGGGTGGATCTTGTCGATCGGCGCCTCCAGCTTGGAGGGCCGCACGGTCAGGTCCACCAGACGGGTGCGCGCGTTGTCGGCGGCGTACTCCGGGGTGCGGTCGCAGTCGACGCCCATCTCCTCCAGGACCGCGAGCTCGATCTCCAGGAACTCGATCGGCACCCGGCGGATGGTGAGTTCGGACTCGGTCACCACCGCGGCGGCCAGCAGGCTCATCGCCTCGACCGGGTCCTCGGAGGGGGAGTAGTCCACATCGACGTCGATCTGCGGGACCCCGTGCACGGTGAGCGTCGTCGTGCCGACGCCGTCGACCCGTACGCCCAGCGCCTCCAGGAAGAAGCACAGGTCCTGGACCATGTAGTTGGACGAGGCGTTGCGGATGACCGTCGTACCGTCGTGGCGGGCGGCGGCCAGCAGGGCGTTCTCGGTCACGGTGTCGCCGCGCTCGGTCAGCACGATGGGCCGGTCCGGGGAGACGGAGCGGTCGACCTGGGCGTGGTAGAGGCCCTCCGTGGCGGCGATCTCCAGGCCGAACCGGCGCAGCGCGATCATGTGCGGCTCGATCGTGCGGGTGCCGAGGTCGCAGCCGCCCGCGTACGGCAGGGTGAACTGCTCCGTCCGGTGCAGCAGCGGACCCAGGAACATGATGATCGAGCGGGTCCGGCGTGCGGCGTCGGCGTCGATCGCCTCCAGGTCCAGCTGCGCGGGCGGCACGATCTCCAGGTCCACGCCGTCGTTGACCCAGCGGGTGCGCACCCCGATGGAGTTCAGCACCTCCAGGAGTCGGAACACCTCCTCGATCCTGGCCACCCGGCGCAGGACCGTGCGCCCCTTGTTCAGGAGCGAGGCGCACAGCAGCGCGACACAGGCGTTCTTGCTGGTCTTGACGTCGATGGCGCCGGAGAGCCGGCGGCCGCCGACGACCCGCAGATGCATGGGGCCGGCGTAACCGAGAGACACGATCTCGCTGTCGAGGGCTTCGCCGATGCGGGCGATCATCTCAAGGCTGATGTTCTGGTTGCCGCGCTCGATGCGGTTGACGGCGCTCTGACTGGTGGCGAGCGCCTCGGCCAGCTGCGTCTGTGTCCAGCCACGATGCTGACGGGCGTCACGGATGAGCTTGCCGATGCGTACGAGATAGTCGTCTGACATGACGGCAGGTTATCTCAGATATGAGATGAGGCCGCTGTGGGGGTGTGCCGTTCGAGTGACGGGTGTGTACCGGCTCCGCGCACACCGCCTCTCCCCATCGTGGCCCGCGCCGGACCGAAGGGCGCGGTCCGCGCGTCCGTACGGGGGTGAGCCGCCACGCCGACAGCGCCCCCTCGCACGCTTCGGTGTGAGGGGGCGCTGTCGGGTTCGTACCGGCGTTACGCCGACGGAGGGCCGTCCGGGCCGTCGGGCGTCGGGGCGTCGAGGACGGCGGCCACGGCTTCGATCTCGACGAGCTGGTCCGCGTAGCCGAGCACGGTGACGCCCATCAGGGTGCTGGGCACGTCGTGGTCGCCGAAGGAGTCCCGGACCACCTCCCAGGCGGCCACGAGATCCTCCTGCCGGGCCGACGCCACGAGGACCCGTGTGCTGATGACGTCCTCGATCGAGGCGCCCGCGTCGGCGAGCGCCGTCCGCAGGTTCTCCACGGACTTCGCCGCCTGGCCCGCGTAGTCCCCGACGGCCACCGTGTCGCCGTGCTCGTCGAGCGGACACGAACCGGCGAGGAAGATCAGCCGGGACTCGGCGGGCGCGGTGGCCGCATAGGCGTACTCGGCCACGTCGGAGAGGGAGCGGGAACGGATCAGTGAAACGGCGCTGGTGCGGGTCACCATGGGGGTGTCTCCTGGTGCTGGGATGCGGGCTGAGATGCGTGGTGGGCGTGCCGGTCCCGTCGTCGCGCCGGGCCGGTCGTACTGGGTGTGCTGGGTGTGCCGGACGGCCACGTGGGCCGGGCCGGTTGGGCGTAGTCGGGCCAGGTGTGCCGCGCTTTGTCGCGGTCGGCCCTGGAGTTCGTCATCCTTTCAGCGCACTTCACCCGCCGCTTCCCCTTTTTTCCGGCCGCGGTACGACTCGCTCGACTCCTGTTCCCGTACGCATCCTGCGACGCGAAATTCGGAGGCCGGTGAACGGGTGCGCCGCTAGGGTGGCCCGATGGCTCCCATCAGGCAGGTACAGGTCACCTTCGACTGCGCGTCACCCTCGCGCGTCGCGTACTTCTGGTGCGAGGTGTTGGGGTATGTCGTACCGCCGCCGCCGGAGGGGTTCGCCACGTGGGACGCGTACGACCTCTCGTTGCCGCCCGAGAAGCGGGACGCGGGATTCGCCTGCCAGGACCCCTCGGGTGTGGGTCCTCGGCTGTACTTCCAGCGCGTTCCCGAAGGCAAGGTCGTCAAGAACCGGGTGCATCTCGATGTGCGCGTCGGAACCGGGCTCGTGGGCGAGGAGCGCCTCGCCGCGCTGGAGGCCGAATGCGCGCGGCTGATCCCGCTCGGCGCGGTGCGCGGGGAACTGCTGCTCGCCGACGAGGAGAACGAGTCCTGCCTCGTGATGCAGGACGTCGAGGGCAACGAGTTCTGTCTCGACTGACGCCCCGGACCCGCCCCCGCGGGGGCGGGTCCCCAAGTCCGTCCGGCGGGTCCACCGCACTACCGTGGTCCCGCATGACCGACTTCGAGATCGAGATCACGGCGGACCTGGTCCGCGGCCTGCTCCAGGAGCAGCATCCGGACCTCGCGGGGCTGGCCGTCCGGGAGGTCGCGGGCGGATGGGACAACCAGCAGTGGCGCCTCGGGGACGAGCTGGCCGTCCGTATGCCGCGGACGGAACGCGCCCCGGAGCTCCAGCTCAAGGAGCGCCGGTGGCTGCCGGTCCTCGCTCCTCGCCTGCCGCTCCCCGTCCCGAACCCCGTGCGGGCCGGCGAACCGTCCGCGCGCTTCCCGAAGCCCTGGACGATCATGACGTGGGTCCCGGGTGAGCCCCTGGACCGCACCTCGATCAGCCGCGGCGACCATGCGGCCGGGGCTCTGGCTGACTTCCTCCGGGCACTCCACGTGGAGGCGCCCGCCGATGCGCCGGCCGGTTCGGACCGAGGCGGTCGTCCCGGCCTGCACACGGAGGGCTTCGACCACCTCTTCCACGCCGTCGTCCCCGACGGCCTCGCCGACGGCGTCCGGGCCGTCTGGGACGACGCCGTCGCTGCTCCGGGGTGGGAGGGGCCGCCGGTGTGGGTGCACGGTGACCTCCACCCCGCGAATGTCGTCGTGTCGGACGGGACGCTCTCGGGCGTGATCGACTTCGGTGACCTGTTCGCCGGCGATCCGGCGTGGGACCTCGCGGCCGCCTGGGTCATCCTCCCGGAGGGCGCCGCCCCACGGTTCTTCGAGGCGTACGGGCGTGCGGACGAGGCGATGGTCCGACGTGCTCGCGGGCTGGCCGCCATGAAGAGCCTGGTCCTCATGCTCATGGGCCGAAACGGCGACCGGGGGCTTCCCGGCGGCAAGCCGACCTGGGGGCCCGCGGGCCGGGCGGCACTCGACCGCGTTCTGCTTACGGGCGTGGCCTGAGCGCCCCGCGCCGCGTACGGCCTTCGGGGAAGGGGGCCCGTGATCGGGGCGTACCGGTGCGCCCGGCGCTGTGGGGTGGGGCACCTGGGCATGACCGGGCGGCGGCTATGTACTAGAGTTATCTCGACATCGAGATATCTGCCGGGGCGCACCGCAGCCGCCGCCCGGTAAGGGTTACCTAACTAATCCTTACCTTAGCGGATGGTCGGAGCAGTAGACGGCAAAACGCGGCGCCGACTGCCAATGAGGCGCGGCGCGGAGATACGCGCACATTGAAGAAGGAGACTGTCGTGTCGGCGAACAGCTTCGACGCCCGCAGCACGCTGCGCGTGGGCGACGAGTCGTACGAGATCTTCAAGCTGGACAAGGTAGAGGGCTCCGCGCGCCTCCCGTACAGCCTGAAGGTCCTGCTGGAGAACCTGCTCCGTACCGAGGACGGCGCGAACATCACCGCCGACCACATCCGGGCCATCGGCGGCTGGGACTCCCAGGCGCAGCCCAGCCAGGAGATCCAGTTCACGCCGGCCCGCGTGATCATGCAGGACTTCACCGGCGTGCCGTGTGTCGTGGACCTCGCCACCATGCGTGAGGCCGTCAAG
The nucleotide sequence above comes from Streptomyces sp. NBC_01116. Encoded proteins:
- a CDS encoding aminoglycoside phosphotransferase family protein codes for the protein MTDFEIEITADLVRGLLQEQHPDLAGLAVREVAGGWDNQQWRLGDELAVRMPRTERAPELQLKERRWLPVLAPRLPLPVPNPVRAGEPSARFPKPWTIMTWVPGEPLDRTSISRGDHAAGALADFLRALHVEAPADAPAGSDRGGRPGLHTEGFDHLFHAVVPDGLADGVRAVWDDAVAAPGWEGPPVWVHGDLHPANVVVSDGTLSGVIDFGDLFAGDPAWDLAAAWVILPEGAAPRFFEAYGRADEAMVRRARGLAAMKSLVLMLMGRNGDRGLPGGKPTWGPAGRAALDRVLLTGVA
- a CDS encoding RidA family protein — protein: MVTRTSAVSLIRSRSLSDVAEYAYAATAPAESRLIFLAGSCPLDEHGDTVAVGDYAGQAAKSVENLRTALADAGASIEDVISTRVLVASARQEDLVAAWEVVRDSFGDHDVPSTLMGVTVLGYADQLVEIEAVAAVLDAPTPDGPDGPPSA
- a CDS encoding UDP-N-acetylglucosamine 1-carboxyvinyltransferase, producing MSDDYLVRIGKLIRDARQHRGWTQTQLAEALATSQSAVNRIERGNQNISLEMIARIGEALDSEIVSLGYAGPMHLRVVGGRRLSGAIDVKTSKNACVALLCASLLNKGRTVLRRVARIEEVFRLLEVLNSIGVRTRWVNDGVDLEIVPPAQLDLEAIDADAARRTRSIIMFLGPLLHRTEQFTLPYAGGCDLGTRTIEPHMIALRRFGLEIAATEGLYHAQVDRSVSPDRPIVLTERGDTVTENALLAAARHDGTTVIRNASSNYMVQDLCFFLEALGVRVDGVGTTTLTVHGVPQIDVDVDYSPSEDPVEAMSLLAAAVVTESELTIRRVPIEFLEIELAVLEEMGVDCDRTPEYAADNARTRLVDLTVRPSKLEAPIDKIHPMPFPGLNIDNVPFFAAIAAAAHGQTLIHDWVYDNRAIYLTDLNRLGGRLQLLDPHRVLVEGPTRWRAAEMMCPPALRPAVVVLLAMMAAEGTSVLRNVYVINRGYEELAERLNSVGAQIEIFRDI
- a CDS encoding VOC family protein, with the translated sequence MAPIRQVQVTFDCASPSRVAYFWCEVLGYVVPPPPEGFATWDAYDLSLPPEKRDAGFACQDPSGVGPRLYFQRVPEGKVVKNRVHLDVRVGTGLVGEERLAALEAECARLIPLGAVRGELLLADEENESCLVMQDVEGNEFCLD